From the genome of Mastacembelus armatus chromosome 21, fMasArm1.2, whole genome shotgun sequence:
GAGGACAGGGCCAGAGGGCGAAGGGTTGGAGTCCTGGAAAATGACTCTGACTATGTCAAGCTTGCAAAACAAGGAGGGCATAAGGGTAGAGCCATCTTGATGCCTTATACCTACACATATCCCCCTGgctggttctttttttttttttaattccctaCATTTATTCTGGTTCTTCTTCTCTCACCCGTGTTCAACAGGGCTTTTGTGGCATGATGAAACAATTATTTATAAACCCAATTCATACAAACCCCCTGAGTGGTTCTGCCCTGCATCAGAAGAGAACGACAGCCCAAGGTACTTggtacattattattattatcatacaTTCTGACTTCTGTTTATGATTAAAATAATACTCTTCCATTCCCATTACTAACAGTACTACTTGCTATAGATATACAACTACAGACAGTACTACAACTGCATTGACACTGCTAGTGATGCCACATATTAGCCTATACATGTGATACCATTGCTACTTGTTTAtatgatttgtttatttctcaATATATTTTCCAGGTTTGATTAAGGAAAAGAATTTAATTTATCTATATTTGTTTTCCTCCAACTATCTCATTGAcagtgaagagaagaaaagccCTGGAGCTTTTCAGCCACTGGAACCCCCCTTTGGGACTGACAGTATGTCGGCTTGGGAGAGGGATgatggcagcagcagtggaaacagGAAGGTAAACAGAGAAACgcaaatgtcatttaaaaagcaatttaGCCATTAATTCACtacaacagcatttttttttctgtctatcaTGTTGATCCAATATTTCATCACAGAGGTTAAATGGAATTTAACATTGTTAACTTTTAGCTATACTAGCTGTgactttgttgtgtgttttgcagagCAACGATGTTCACTGCAGCCAGATGGAGAAGTTCCAGTCACCCAATCAATATTATGAGAGCAGCAAATACAAGAGGATGTAAGTCCATACGTACACAAGATGGGGCTGTTGTTCTGTATTCTGTATTACATTCAACATGAGTGGTCAGAACACCACAGAAACAGAattgcacaaaataaaatagattttatgAACAGGTGATCTTGATCTTGTTACTGTCAGATCATATGAGTTGTTTTGATCAGAGATAAATTAATAAAAGCAGTGCATGTTTCATATGCTTGATGTAATCTAATCTATATTCAGTAGCAGTTTTAGCTTAGTATGGACATACattcttaaaaatatataccCGACTGTGTATAGTACAATTAAGTGGTATTTGCTAtgatatataaatgtaatttcataaTCTGCAGGGTTATTGCCAAATTACATACACTTGTATGAAGATTTATGGATGATACAGAGTTAAAATTTTTGTATTAAAGTGGACAGTGTCCAGACAGTGTAAATATTTCTCTATGTCATGGTGACTAAGCAGAAAGGCTCATGGGGCATTCAGGCCAAATGAAACAGCACCCACCGCAATGGCAAATGTGgatgttcacctgtgtgtttgttttggctcGGAGCtggtctgtgctgtgtgtccCCCTGTACGTTTAGGAGATGTCAATGAccagtcaaaaacacaaaataaccTCATATACAATGGTACAAGCACAAGACAGTAAAAACCATATACA
Proteins encoded in this window:
- the LOC113123040 gene encoding uncharacterized protein C7orf57 homolog translates to MCSEKSSVLMSNDLHPTKSGVKTGYHTINGHISQIPGLSPTTSTLPEDRARGRRVGVLENDSDYVKLAKQGGHKGLLWHDETIIYKPNSYKPPEWFCPASEENDSPSEEKKSPGAFQPLEPPFGTDSMSAWERDDGSSSGNRKSNDVHCSQMEKFQSPNQYYESSKYKRIVFDKKAAPVNMSKLLSFGYADDNKPIVNNDV